A window of Candidatus Binatia bacterium genomic DNA:
CGGCAAGCGAGAGGTCGTCTTCCTGGGCCAGACGGTGAACGCGTACCGCGACGGGGACACCGACTTCGCGGCCCTGCTGCGGCGCGCGGCGCGCGTCGAGGGCCTCGAGCGCATCCGCTTCACCTCGCCGCATCCGTCGGACGTCAGCGAGGCGATGATCGACGCGATGGCCGAGGAGCCGAAGGTGATGCCGTACCTGCACCTGCCGCTGCAGTCGGCGTCGGACCGCGTGCTCGAGCGCATGCAGCGCGGCTACGGGATCGACGAGTACCGGGCGCTGCTCGCGCGCATCCGCGAGCGCGTGCCCGGCATCGCGGTCTCCACCGACATCATCGTCGGCTTCCCCGGCGAGGAGGAAGCCGACTTCGAGGCGACCGCGGCCTTCCTCGAGGAGGCGCGCTACGACTTCGCCTACCTGTTCAAGTACTCGGCGCGCGAGGGCACGCGCGCCTGGCGCCTCGGCGAGACGGTGAGCGAGGACGAGAAGCAGCGCCGGCTGTCACGCCTGATCGACCGCCAGGAGGAGATCTCGCTCGAGGTGAACCGCGATTGGATCGGGCGCGAGGTCGAGGTGCTGGTCGAGGGACCCGCGAAGCGCCCGCCCGGCTACGCCGTCGGCAAGACGCGCAACTTCAAGACGACGGTGTTTCCGGCGGCAGGCGCGTCCCCGGGCGACCTCGTGCGGGTGAAGGTCGAGGACGCGACCGCGCACACCCTCACCGGCGTGCGGGTCGCGTAGCGTTCCTCAAAGACCTCGTCGCTCGCGGTAGCGGCGGTAGCGGTAGAGGTGCTCGAGCGCCGTCACCGCCTGGTGTGAC
This region includes:
- the miaB gene encoding tRNA (N6-isopentenyl adenosine(37)-C2)-methylthiotransferase MiaB — translated: MEHGVSERTMRTGESAATPAATAAGRARRVFLETYGCQMNLADSELVSGILRRHGYERTDDPASADVLLLNTCAIREHAEERVLGRLSELLRFKTARPSVQLGLLGCVASHQRERLLDRAPYLDLVVGPDGYRSLPELLRDATDPQVEVRLDRGETYADLTPDLAPGPRAWLSVMRGCDKFCTFCVVPYTRGRERSLPADAVIAQVEAAVALGKREVVFLGQTVNAYRDGDTDFAALLRRAARVEGLERIRFTSPHPSDVSEAMIDAMAEEPKVMPYLHLPLQSASDRVLERMQRGYGIDEYRALLARIRERVPGIAVSTDIIVGFPGEEEADFEATAAFLEEARYDFAYLFKYSAREGTRAWRLGETVSEDEKQRRLSRLIDRQEEISLEVNRDWIGREVEVLVEGPAKRPPGYAVGKTRNFKTTVFPAAGASPGDLVRVKVEDATAHTLTGVRVA